The following DNA comes from Anticarsia gemmatalis isolate Benzon Research Colony breed Stoneville strain chromosome 10, ilAntGemm2 primary, whole genome shotgun sequence.
taaccgtaaactatttttaaaaaatgttactaattaCATCTATATCTAGAGTACCTATTTCCGTTATTCAAATCATTCATAAGAATGAATTTGTGACTTCAACAGATTCAATGAATTGTTTATATgtcattcaatcattcattgCCACAATTTTTCAATGGGGGAtcgtaaatgttaaaaaatttagGTATATTACGCGCCTATGTGTTGTTTGTTAACGTACTCGAGATATCTAGTGTAGTAGTTGTAGTCATTCCATctgttttattatcaaaatgttatcaTAGTGTTTATAAATGAAGTTAATTAACCTATTTGAATAGGGCTTTCGCTGCCGGCCATTCCAGCTTGATTATTGAACTACAATAATCCAAAGGTAATATCTGTGACTGAAGCTATCactcaataaatattatcaagatcattgtgaaataaaaatgtataccttgaagctaatgttttattttgtttatttttttaagtactaataaataaaaatgtttttttcagatATATTGTAAAATGAACGGAAGTCAAGGATTCAAAATTAAAGACAATGCAATGGAGCATAGTGATGGAAAAGTTAAATCTACGCCAATTGGTAGGTTATATTTGCTAATGtgatattgttatgtaaataataatatggctactatttttatcttgtttacTTTCAAAAAGTTTGTGGTAAATTgcgataaaataatatcatagtcCCCAAACCTGTTGCTGTGTTCTAGTCTTAAATGTTAAGTTTGTTTTGATCCAAGTTGATAAAGTATACTGTACTATACTTTTCTTAAAAACCTGTACCTGCAGGAAACAAACCGAATGGATATCAATTAAACTATGCAGTGAACTTCTGCCTGCTTTACTACTTTCAGTATTATGGTAGGTTTTAATAGGTATATGTTTAAATTGTCAACAGCAATGGTGGCTCCGGAACTGAAACAAAACCCTGACGCTGACACAGAGATCTCCAAGACATGTGCAGTGCTTGGGTGTGAAGACTCCAAAAATTTAGAACCAGAATCATTCTTTGGGTaactcattttaataaaaagttctaCTAGCAAGCTGAAACGGAAGCTAGCATCTGCAAACTCCACAAGTAGCACCCCTGAAATAAAAATCCTgagttaaaagtaaatttttttgtcaattttgtcAATAGCCTGTAATAAGTTGGAATCCTTGATTCCGAGCAggtaagcagtgatagccgagggGTTTAAGTACACACCAAGTGGTTGAGAGTTTAAACTTGAGGCTGTCAGCGTAGTGAATTAAGTCCTGGCCTTTCCCTCGTTTTGGGAAGAGGTCCCAGCCCAGTAATTGGTAATATTTATCAGAATCGTAAAGTCCGACAGCTTTATGCTAGATTCCTTACCTCCGTTAATAATTTAGTTAGGGGTAAATCATTGTGACTTCTtttaagacataataatatcctcCCATTGCTGCTCTATTTCAACATCAAAATCATCAAACAATAATTAGGGTGTCAGCAATCAAGCTAACAGCCAACtaataaactattcaaattcTCAGATTTCCAGAAGATTCCAGCCTACGACAGATATGGACGGACTTAACGGGTCGCAACAACTGGACGCCCACAGACTACTCGTACATCTGTCTGCAGCACTTCTCCGTGGACTGCTTCAAGGTGGACGAGGAGGACCGCATGGTGTTAGTTGATAAAGCAGTACCCTCGCTGAAACTGCCTAGACATGTGTTGGAGGTGTGTATAGATATTATGTGGCTAGCGCCTGCGCAGTCGGATATAGAGTTTATTTCTGTGgggttattattttaaaatggttgTTTCGTGATCTGAAGAGGACTATATTTATGTCTTCCATAAAGTTGGATCTTGCATGTTGTACAAATATAGCAATTTTAATAGTATAACATACATTCAACTCCTTTTATTATTCACTTTTCTACATTTCGCTAAAAAtattcccatgtaatagggcgtgagcatattgccatataccggcacgtaaaaggataaaaaaaatGCCAAGAAATAAAGATTAAACATACTATTTCCTGACATTTTGGCTAGCGTACATTTTCACATCGCTAAATGAATATTTACATGTAATACAACTATTAGTTATATTCACCATAACATGTGTTTATTGAAATTACAGTCATTAAAACTTCACCTGTTATAATAGTAACATGAAATGCTGTTATAACTAGTTTTTACTTGCAAGGTGTTGTATATTCGAAGAGTGCACCTGcatttacatatatacatatgtataaaataataacacaaattaGTTTTCAACGAAGAAAgcttcatttatttaattataaatagattattcaTGCCTAACCCTACCCCATTTTACACAATTTGAGTAGTACACTGGAATATgtattcaattttgtatttattgtccATCAGGTCGAATACATAGACGAGGAGACGTTAGACAACGAAGAATATGATGAAGAAAACATGACGACAGATGAAGAAGAAGACAAGTCAGTACCACCGCTGGACATGAACGTACCACAGAAAGAACTGGATAACATAGAACTACTCAAACTGTTCTCAGAAGTCCAAAGATTACAGCGACAAGCCGTTGCGCTCAAAGACAAACTAAAATACAACATGAAAGTCCACAATAGACAAAATAGATTCctaaaaagaataaaagaaatCATAGAGATGAAGAAGAAGGTTTTAAAtcagaaaagaaagaaaaaatgcaGGATTCTATTGTCTTTGCAGGATAAGATTAAGGAGGATACGACCGGGCTAGTCTTGGCTATGCCCATGAGACAAACGGATGATTTAAAGAATTTTGCGTTGAGTATTTACAAGTACTCTCCTCAAGCTTACATTTATATAAGAAATACATTAAGAACTATGTTGCCTAGTACAGAGATTCTCGACTCGTGGATAACGGCGGGCTATCAGCCTAGGAACGTATTATCTAGTAGTAATCTGATCAAAGTGTTGGCCGAACAAACAGAGACGCAACTGTCATGTAAAGTTATGATAGGATAATTAAGTGTTAAATCacggtatattttttattaataaattaggaTTTTATCCCTCTGGTTGTTGTTTtattgatgtaattttttttctgcaCTTATTTTTTAACACCACaaagaattttaataacaatgcaGTAGAAAGTTTAGTAAAATGGTACTGCTTCGTTTATCTTACAAATAGAAGATCccgcattttttatttacaagatgAACATAACGCGATGCAATGCGACTTATGAAGATATGCAAAAAGTAAACCCTATTCTAGCACGGTGTTTTGAGTTTCTAATCGCACTATTGtgttatcaaatattatcaGCAGTAGATATAGACAAAAACGCGCACTTCTTGCCAAGATTAACCtctcataaaattattttctgcgGCTCGAGCAACGGTAAGTCTATGAAGACTGGTTCGATTCCAGAGTCAAATTGAGTGCTTTTGTGTTCCAATTTCTGCCTGGAGTTAGGGTACATGTCCGGCATTTGATAGGCCTTTTGGGATTAACATCAATAGCTCCAAAAAAtaagtcatacatacatattagtatAACAACTAGTCTATAATAGCTACTTGAAAGCTGGAgcagaggtgtattaaataTACCCAAATTTCGAATGTTagtaccatgtaatagggagcgagcccATTGCCGTACATCGCGTCGTTACTAAATTCCGAGCtatttttgctaaatatttagataaaccCAATAGCAACTTGCCAGACCCGGGATTGGAGCCCAAGACCTCGTGATTAGCAGTCGTATACAATTAGATAGACAACAGAGATCTCCACAACGAAATATACTTGATAGCTTAATCGTTAACGCCAATTTATCTAATTTGACAAGAATAAAACCTACAATATTTGAACAAGTGTAACTTATCCGTTCTCATGAACATGATACGTTAATTTTGTTCCATAATAAGGCTTAAgactgaaattagaaataaaatgaaCTAAATAACTATTACATCGTTGAATTATttgagattaaaaatattaacgacTACCCTCCACCCGTCATATCGTAAaccaaaatttatatttgagcTATTCAGCGCTATAGTGGACTGAGGAGTGCTGCAAGGCAATAAAATTGGACTTAAGACATTTTGTGGATCACGGTATGACTTTAGGCCTAGCAAATGGTTTTACATTCGCCCTCTGTTATTATTTGACTAATACAGTTGCAGAGTGTGGTTAACTATCCCATACACCATGTTGTATCTTGTAAGCCATCACACAAATCAATTCACGCACTCGCTGCAAGATGGCGCGGCCGTCAAATTCCTATTAGAAAGGGAAGGCGCAGTTCCAAACAAACGCCGTTTTCCGGCTCAGTGCCGAGATTGCCTTGGAGGACGGTGTACGTCGCACCCCGCCACGATCTCATGTCGCGCGTGAACCAAAATAAATAGCCCATCTGTTCAAATATTGtgcaagttttttttattgtttcccCAAAAACATACGTAAAAGGATGTGTGTGTACAAGCCCCGCCATATGTCTTACAGGCTCTAagtttcgttattatttttgtgttcgCAAAGTGCTCGAGtggtttttgttatattgtgaATGGATTTATAAACCCGATTATGAGGAAGGACGCCTCATAAGGTACGTTTTCTTCAAAATTCATGttctattttagtttagttgtaTCGTTTGCTACTATTTGTGTATGTTTTGAGTAAGACAAGGTGTATTAGACGTCTAAATTGGCCACAGTCCGAGCGCTTGACGTACGACTCGACTGTAACTGGACTTTCGCAATATTTATTCCTTGTGCGTGTTTACGTGCCTTATATGTGAGGCTCGGCCATAAGCGGCGTTCTCATACGCGTACAAAATAcgtgtaatatttataatgtgagccgtaaacaattataaatataataaactataatgtGACATTCAAATCATGTGTTTAATAATTTCTCTTCGCTTTTTATGgactgaaataattttctacTCGTTACGTTGCGATTGAAAGTCTGTTTCCGATTTCTTTTGTTCGGCTAATTGTGTTGTCGGTGtggacttttgtttttattgaattttgcGCTCCATTTGTCAAGTTAAACATGGCTACGTCTACAAATCTTCTTGCGATGTAATTTCCGGGTACGGGAACAGCGTCAATGTCTGTCAATACTTATTGTAATCTATGCACGACAGTTGCTTCCTTCGGCCcatatttagaagtaaaaaaatcttgttcaacgtaaatattacttacaaaaGCTTGGATAAGCTGCAGAGAATTAGATGGAATTAAATTAAACCAACTGGAATACATGTCAGgcaggaaaaaatattaaattgttgcTTTCACTTCGTTACTTTACAGAGCTTCCCGGATTGTGGTTTCAAATTCGGGCGTACTTTTGATTTATTTAGGGTTGTTTAGAATGTTTGAATTAATCTTGATTCCAAATGATAAGGTCTTCTTTGTCTATGGTTGGTAATCTCCGAGGACTTACCTACCATAAACAGacacattttagttttaaagatatttttctaTGCAGACAGCTTACAACCTGAATCTTTACAAAATCACAAAGCGAGAGATAGTAAATTATCTTCATTTATAAAGTGCGATTTCAAAATAGGCAAACACACGCCTACCCACATTATAACTGCAAGTAGTGCGCAATAATAGTACCTACAAAGTAAAAGATTAATAACCCATCGCCTACGACGCAGACGCAACTAATCCGTTATCCTCCGTTGACTCATGCAAACTTAATACGAATTATAAGTAGCCGATTCTCTATGGAATCACTCTATAGTCTCTGCTAATGCATTATTTTGGCATTCCCCAAATTATACAGCTTTTAGTCACGAAAACACAAACCTTGTAAAACTAATTCCATTATGTTTTAACCTTAATTTATTTCTACTAGAGTGTTCTGTTACTGTATGCAATTAGTAGTGTATCCACTTAGCTCTCGATTAAGTTAGTTTCGAGCTAACTTTTTGAAACTTTTAGGGTAAAACTAACAGGATTATAGTGTAATAAAGATGACCATCTATTAGCACGCAGTCATTTATACTTAGTGACCGAATTGTGTTCAAATGCTGAAGTTAATATCAGTCGTTTTAACCACTCAAGCTGCCAATAGTTCGGAGGCCAAAAATTGTAATAGGTAATGTCTTCTGAAAAGTACTAACGGGGAAGTCATTCTTTTCAATCACCAATTCATTCACAATGTTTTACCTAAGTTTttcaattatacatatattacctATTTTGGAGCAAAATCCAAattattatgcaatattatacaaataagcCGATAACCTGTTGGAATTGAAAGCAGAAAATGTTCATTACATATTTCTTTTTAGTCGATTAAAAGAATGGAACGATAAAATGCATAGCATTCTTGTATGAAGTCCGTCTGCGAATCAGAACGAGAGCAGTTACAAACGCCAATCCAATTAGATTTGAAGGAATGTTTCGAACATTCCGAACCTCTAACTTTTTGATGCTGCACTACGATTACATTTTTGCCTTCTACCGCCTTTTGAAAACACAGTAACGAACATTTTTTGAACTCAGATAGTGTTATAGTTCCGTTCGCAACGATTTTTATTACACcctaagttataaatttatactaatacttagaacttaattataaattatataaaaaacaatgacTATCTGAGCAGTAGTGGCAAAAACTAGGGAGAGATTGGCGAAAAAAGCTGTAAATGATGATGATTCAGTTTTTATTATCTAGAATCCCGTTCTCTATTTTTAATTACCTATGCATTTATTGTGGTTAGTCGTAGTTTCTAAGTCCAAGACGCTCAAAGGCCTTAGGATTCTCCTTGGGGTTTCTGACGACAACTCCAATAAATACCTAgtttaaattatcaattttgaGACCTAGAGACCAtattaataatcttaattaagAGGCAATGTTGACTATCTATCTAATTATTGCGTAAAACCAATGTCTGTaagtactttataattttaatcgaTAATATCAAACGTCATAAAATAGTACTCAAATTACGCTACTGAAATAGTTACTCCCGTTTTGGAGAAAGTCTTAATCATACggtttaataaacataattacagTATCAATGTCTTGTTGTTCATTTCCTGACATTTTGAGGACAAAACAACGTATGGTCGCGTGCGTATCAAACATTCTTTAAACAACTAGATTAATTGATTTACTTTCGTGATAGACTTCGGAAATAGactgtaaaaattaaattgtttcatttaGTGGTTTAAATCAATTGATGAAGCATTATCTTAGATGCCTTTATCATTGGAGGTAGGAAATAAcagtatataaaaagtaataccCGTGCCtgaaatctataaataattcttgaaggaatgcaaagttaCCAAAAACGGATAAATGGAAACGATGGAACAGGACGTCGCGTCCTAGAAAGACAAACACAGATTATGTGATGATCAGGTGTCTTTCAAAAAGGTCAGTTGCGCAGCAGCGATCTCGTGCAAGATGTATGTaagtgaatgaagcaaaataagtttgtaggtATCGTAGCAAGTTGAATTCTTTAATAATTCTTGAATTTATAATCAAGATATCAGGTATCTATGGATGTAAAGGGCATCATTTTTTTAAGGAAGGAAAGAAGACCATGTTTCAGAATCAATATTACctaaatgaaaagtaaaacagCGGTTCTGTTACACTaatatcaaatcaaaaatatctCTTTTTTTGCTTTGGTGTTCACGTTGTAAAAATATCGATTAAAAATGAACTTCTTATTTGGTTTTTGTCTACCCCTTTGGGATAAAGGCGTagtattatgtaagtaaaaaacaaCTCAAAATTAACTGGCAACTCTACAAAGTGTAGACAACAGAGAACGTTACGTATTTGAGAAGCGCGGTTTCGCTCAGGTTCCCGTTATTTTCCTCACTCCTGAGGGATTTCCTCAGAATCCTGGCCTATATCGTCCCACGTAAAAGCTGTCTGCGTTacagattaaataatattattatgtatccaCGTGCCGGATTTCAGTTTGATTCGGTTAACTTTATCTGCTCTGAGTTGGCAAATAAATCAATGGTAGAGAAAcgtaggttttattttatgaagttctttaaactgttgaaatattttgaaactattttgtCAATGAAAATAGACGCAAAGTAATACTATTTCTATGAGGTTTCTAAAACTGTTGAATcggttttaaaactattttaagaaTAGGAAAAGAAGCTACATAAGCCTAATTCTTTCTGCTttggtttgcttgacgtttcggcgcagtttAGGCTGTAGTCGAAGGTTAAAAGATACTTTCTCGGGTATTTCAACTTTCAATGAACTTCTATTTACATATTTGCGTCCGTAAGGTCGCGTATTTTCCCATAGGTAGACAGGGGCCAAAGAACTCCTATATCtttgttaaaagaaatattttatctccACCAACGAAAATTAGATTCActctaaaaatagaaaagacaCGAAAAAACCTTTATTAAGTCTTCAAAAGAAAGTATATTTGTAAGTAGAcatattcattttgtttgtagACCTTTGTAAAGGTATATTATCTATAAATAGGAACATTGTGTCCGCCCACGGAGAAGCGGCGGCGTCACTCGATTGCGATGTTTCACAAGTATATCGTGTCTTTATAGAATtatgacattattatattacaggtCTATTGAGCAATGTGAAGgttattttgttgtaatacTCGATTATTGTTAAGTTGTCTATGTAGGTAGAGGTCTAGAAAGTTTGATTGTATTCTAGAAAGAAATTCccgtaataaattaatgattataATGCATATTTGTCGTATTTGaccaaaacaaaataactttttataaggATGATGTTTTAAGAATGATTtgtggatgtaaatgaagctgGGGAAGTTTGTAAGACTTGTAGTAGGACTTGGGATAAGCAAATATTAAACTACACCCAGTTTAATATTTGCTTATCCCGAAAAACGAATATTCATGGACAGACAAATTACTTCTGATAAATTACTTAACCTTTTTGACAGAATCGACATTGCTGTCAAAAGCGTTTAAAAAATGCTCTATTAAAATCACAAGAACACTGAAATCTGGCCCCTAATGTAGCAAAAGAACTAAATCCttaattgaatttatataaGCATGGAAGTATGGCTACTAGTGCATAAATAGAAGGTACTTCCTAAACAACAAAGCATACCATCATCAAAGGTTCAACATCAATGTTAGAAATCGTATGCGTTTGCGCAACCTCCACCTTTGCACCACGTGTTACAACCAGCTACACGCAGTTACACCTCGCGTGACGTAACAGACTTTATACTGTCATTGATAACTATAACCTGTACTATGACCTAGTAAATAATGTAGTATGTAGTGTAAATAataagaggagctcgtggctgaCTAACAAGAGATCCAccgatcgatctctgaggttaaactGCGATGggcgaggttgttctgtggataggtgaacatattattatgaaacacaGAGCAATTCGGTTGCTCTGTGTTTCGgtaggcacgttaaattgtaggtctcGGCTGCCATTTACAAAgatgggtatcgtgttataacccaggtaactgggttgtagaggtgGGATAGGCACTAGGCAGTCGCTccaagtaaaataattgttttcagctgcatctggtgggactgcaagccgactccaacatagttggaagaaaggctaggctgatatcatttattttcttgGACGCACAAAATATCTTTGAGTGCTTTTATATAGCCACAAGCTGagacgaaataaaattataaaaagaagaattaatttaattagaagaATTTGTTTCTATGGCACGAGTACAAAAGGATGTGGTCAGGTacaaagttatttgtttttaaatgctCTATAAATTAACTGTATAACAGAGATTACTGCTCTAATAATTGTGATACAAAAAcgctataataaaattataaaacggacgcgtattataataatacatcctaaactaaaactataattcatcacaatttagtttttaaatgaatataagcTGACCCAGATGAAATTCTGTGAATTCAGTAGAGATTGTGTCTTTGTCCGGCGGCCTAAATCTGTACGGCAATCGTGATAGGTttgaagttatattaaaatcttttgttttatacatttagtcCAGTCAGTTTATGAAATATAGGGcctttgaaatattatattgttgatagttttgtttgttttcggAACCTATCGGAAATGAAGTTGAAACGTTGCTTTTTGTAAGAATGTTGTAAGACGCCATTTGCATTCATCTGTCAAAGAAAAGATGTTTAGTTTAGCTTTTGATTTTTGTACAAACTTGTACTATTATTTGTTCTAAAATACTGCGTGATTTGTAATTTGTAAGGATGAATACGCTAGGCGAAAGCTAGTAATAATGTCGCTTATTTGCTCAACGGTTTCAACAGTTATTTGTTGGAACTGAAATATTGTagaactttaattattttcatccCAATTTTGACTGAAAATCTAGTTGCTAGAGTTAATATATAACCATCTTTTAGCGGAATCGTTAATTCTCATTTCTACCTACACGTTGACatacttaaaagttaaaattatccATTTAAGGTTGcgtatttatttctctttttttaCTAGCAAGTAGGGTACGTACGTAAAGTTtgtactaaccctcttattcataaacacactataaacctattttagttaaaaaactactacaatacatatgttttctctttttcatttcgctaaggagtgaaagaaacaaaactctttataagcctttcataactttatatattttaataaataagaggGTTGGATTTTATGTTTGAATACTTAAAACGTTAAAAGTACTGTTGTCAATGTCAAGTTCGTGAGTGGTTGTTCAACtagttaaaataaactgtaacaTTTATTAGCGTAACATCGCATATTTCACGGTAATCGTCTTGTAATCCCGTTATGAGATTAAAATTGGGTACGCTCGAATTGAGTTCATGCGGGTAGGTATGGCACGATATCTTAGtttgtagataaaatataacacaaaaacgATTTGGTGCGGTTTTTAAATCATCAGATAGCTTTATTAAAGGGTTTCTTTAACTCATTTCTTTTActctgctgggcaatggtctcctcccgaattCAGGAGGGGGTAAGgacttgagtccatcacgctggcctagtgcgggttggtgaattttaggcatgcaagttttccttcaccgttaagcAAGTGAATGATTTCTAATGTACACCTAACTTCGAAATGCCACTGGTGTGTTGCTTTGGGTTcaaaccatcgaccacttgcgcGGAGATGagagatttttaaacattttagttattattacaatttttcacAACACCagattttaaacttttcaaaatcTTCCGAAGTGttgcaaattaaataaagctCTTAAAAATAGAAGGGTGTAAGAAAATCAGTTTTTTGAAAAGGGGTTTCTGTTTTAAGATGACCTTTTTAAATGTCACCTTAATGGGTGCCATTGAGTGACCTTTCTCTGAATGGAGGTCTTTCGAAAACGGGTCATTATTcatttaaagaaattttaactGTCCGTGTTTTTCTGGCAACCCAAATTGTATTAACGTTTCAGAAGATTGAATAATAGAAAAGagatttttaatgaatttgacCTTTATTAAtccacatattttttattttatgcgtcacgtaagagagaaaggttcataattttccccgtctttgtaacatttttcactggtactatgctcctattggtcgcagcgtgatgatatatagccttcctcaataaataggctatccaacagaaAAATAATTCATCAATTCGCATCAGTAGTtcgtgagattagcgcgttcatacaaaaacaaacaaacccttcacctttataatattagtatagatagattaaGTGAGGGAGTGATTTCAACTAAGTCTGTATTCATTCTAAGGTCTGGATGTTAACCTAGGTCCTGCCTATTCATTTGTAGCTTGCCTAAAGAGGTAATAGCTAAAAGGATATCCTAAAGTcataatttttgaatatttctgtACTTACTTATCTAGTCGTCCTAGCTATTTAGGATATGTATTAGGGTTAGTGACTAAATCTAATCAGTGTGTAGAATATTCATACACTCAGATTATAACAAGTAGAGAGTTGAGATTTTCAAAGATGTGATATGCCAGGATgattcataaataatgtagcttaaagttattgttataattgttGGAATTACTATTGCATTTATGGAGAAATCTCCCTTACAGATAAGTAGATAGCTTATGAACcaatttactacaaaaagtTATACAATAGCTATTATTTTTCGTACCTTTCGCTAATTCGTTTTGCGTCCACGGCCAATGTTGTAAAGTGTAGTAAAGATATCTATGGTATAGTTTGACATAAACATAGAGCCTGGAAGTTAGCATATAAAATGACATAAACTTTTATTGAAAAGACTTATATTTGTGCAAAAGAAGCTGATTAGATGGTTCCGTCAATACAGTCCGAGGAaacgttttatataaattagcaAAGCACGAGTTGTTTAATTTCCATTCGATTGTCAGTAGTAGGAACTAGGACGGCTAATATTGGTTCAAAGATCGATAGACACTGTGACGCCCTTCTACGTTG
Coding sequences within:
- the LOC142976160 gene encoding uncharacterized protein LOC142976160, giving the protein MNGSQGFKIKDNAMEHSDGKVKSTPIAMVAPELKQNPDADTEISKTCAVLGCEDSKNLEPESFFGFPEDSSLRQIWTDLTGRNNWTPTDYSYICLQHFSVDCFKVDEEDRMVLVDKAVPSLKLPRHVLEVEYIDEETLDNEEYDEENMTTDEEEDKSVPPLDMNVPQKELDNIELLKLFSEVQRLQRQAVALKDKLKYNMKVHNRQNRFLKRIKEIIEMKKKVLNQKRKKKCRILLSLQDKIKEDTTGLVLAMPMRQTDDLKNFALSIYKYSPQAYIYIRNTLRTMLPSTEILDSWITAGYQPRNVLSSSNLIKVLAEQTETQLSCKVMIG